In one window of Kitasatospora sp. MMS16-BH015 DNA:
- a CDS encoding serine hydrolase — protein MSPELARLLRPLFNSASPNGGVSVAVIRGNERTVACRGYTDHAGERPVRADTRFELGSVTKTFTALLLAEMVARGEVRYDDPIDQYLPAGSVPGYPHERPITLLHLATHTSGLPRLPVGLTPAAVPRWFTNPYATYSTAHLMRALPRTPVRGTPGGQVRYSSLGCGLLGLVLEHAAGQRYEELLASRVCGPLGLIDTSCGPGREPATGYRRGRRVPSFRLPALPGAAALRSTADDMLRFLQAHLSVDAVQIPEWSGSAGSLRGALRDVSRPRIERRRSGARICLIWNQRSLGEEGEAVYQSGSTRGFSAFVGFNPAMQVGLVAMASTVPGLRRRFTQTAYELLRRLSTSPADG, from the coding sequence ATGTCACCGGAGCTGGCCCGGCTGCTCCGGCCGCTGTTCAACAGCGCCTCCCCGAACGGCGGAGTCTCCGTCGCGGTGATCCGGGGCAACGAACGGACGGTGGCCTGCCGGGGCTACACGGACCACGCGGGGGAGCGGCCGGTCCGAGCTGACACCCGCTTTGAACTCGGTTCGGTGACGAAGACCTTCACCGCCCTGCTGCTGGCCGAGATGGTGGCCCGCGGCGAAGTCCGGTACGACGACCCGATCGACCAGTACCTGCCTGCCGGATCGGTCCCCGGGTACCCCCACGAACGTCCGATCACCCTCCTCCACCTGGCCACCCACACCTCCGGGCTGCCCCGGTTGCCGGTCGGCCTCACCCCGGCGGCGGTGCCGCGCTGGTTCACCAACCCGTACGCGACCTACAGCACCGCGCACCTGATGCGGGCCCTGCCGCGCACGCCGGTGCGCGGGACACCGGGTGGTCAGGTGCGGTACTCGAGCCTCGGCTGCGGACTGCTCGGCCTGGTACTGGAGCACGCGGCCGGGCAGCGCTACGAGGAACTGTTGGCCAGTAGGGTCTGCGGGCCGCTCGGGTTGATCGACACGTCCTGCGGCCCGGGGCGGGAGCCGGCCACCGGGTACCGGCGCGGGCGGCGGGTGCCCTCGTTCCGGCTTCCGGCGCTGCCGGGCGCGGCGGCGCTCCGGTCGACGGCGGACGACATGCTGCGCTTCCTCCAGGCGCACCTTTCGGTGGACGCCGTCCAGATCCCGGAGTGGTCCGGTTCGGCAGGGTCGCTGCGGGGCGCGCTGCGGGACGTCTCCCGGCCGCGGATCGAACGGCGGAGGTCCGGGGCGAGGATCTGCCTGATCTGGAACCAGCGGTCGCTCGGCGAGGAGGGCGAGGCGGTTTACCAGAGCGGTTCGACCCGGGGCTTCTCGGCCTTCGTCGGCTTCAACCCGGCGATGCAGGTGGGGCTCGTCGCGATGGCCAGCACCGTGCCAGGGCTGCGTCGGAGGTTCACCCAGACGGCGTACGAACTGCTGCGTCGTCTGTCCACTTCACCGGCTGACGGCTGA
- a CDS encoding sensor domain-containing protein — protein MTTTPQPHPQPPPAPPPSPAPAPSPSSPRASARPPTAAGPLIASEAVLKRLFREPFAARAWRELLYSLLSLPLALLGLVLVLVTVLFGVGSAGLLLMPLLALTLAADRAFGQLQRSLARALLGIDIPTPARIPRHPGLSGLLGQHLGDPAAWRTVGYLALRVPLGLLEFLFGFVWWAYGVIFMLYPLLWKLEPVHEVDAHGVPHSFGIALNGFYFDTWPRALLVVLAGALLILASPWVRRAPLAADRRLMVWLLGPTRTSLRLVHLTETREHVINEAAATLRQIERDLHDGAQARLVALGMRLSRAERGLAKGDVDKAQELLRESREETKEIIQELRELVRGIHPPVLDAGLLAALTTLAARSMIPSTVQVELARRPTAAAETMLYFAAAELLTNAAKHSGARQTAITVHDIDGAVLLTVTDNGAGGARLDSGGSGLRGLSERIRATDGTLTIASPPGGPTTVTVSLPDRSPPTPPSPPPTHPDPAQAQAQTQGRPQSNSKSHR, from the coding sequence ATGACCACCACCCCACAGCCGCACCCGCAACCACCACCGGCACCGCCTCCGTCCCCGGCCCCAGCCCCGTCCCCGTCCTCACCCCGGGCATCTGCCCGCCCTCCGACTGCGGCCGGCCCGCTCATAGCCTCCGAAGCTGTCCTCAAGCGGCTCTTCCGGGAGCCGTTCGCCGCCCGCGCCTGGCGTGAGCTGCTGTACTCCCTGCTCAGCCTGCCCCTCGCTCTCCTGGGCTTGGTGCTGGTGCTGGTCACGGTCCTGTTCGGTGTGGGCTCGGCCGGGCTGCTGCTGATGCCGCTGCTCGCCCTCACCCTCGCCGCAGACCGGGCCTTCGGCCAGCTCCAGCGCTCGCTCGCCCGGGCATTGCTCGGCATCGACATACCCACACCTGCCCGCATTCCCCGGCACCCCGGCCTGTCAGGTCTCCTCGGACAACACCTCGGCGACCCGGCGGCCTGGCGTACCGTCGGCTACCTCGCCCTCCGCGTACCGCTCGGTCTCCTCGAGTTCCTGTTCGGCTTCGTCTGGTGGGCGTACGGGGTGATCTTCATGCTCTATCCGCTGCTCTGGAAACTGGAGCCCGTGCACGAGGTGGACGCCCACGGCGTACCGCACAGCTTCGGCATCGCGCTCAACGGCTTCTACTTCGACACCTGGCCCCGCGCCCTGCTCGTGGTGCTGGCCGGCGCCCTGCTCATCCTGGCCTCCCCCTGGGTACGCAGAGCACCGCTCGCCGCAGACCGCCGCCTGATGGTCTGGCTGCTCGGCCCCACCCGTACCTCCCTCCGCCTGGTCCACCTCACCGAGACCCGCGAGCACGTCATCAACGAGGCGGCGGCCACCCTGCGGCAGATCGAGCGCGACCTGCACGACGGGGCACAGGCCAGGCTGGTGGCGCTCGGGATGCGGCTGAGCCGGGCCGAGCGCGGGCTGGCCAAGGGCGACGTCGACAAGGCTCAAGAGCTGCTGCGCGAGTCCCGGGAGGAGACCAAGGAGATCATCCAGGAGCTGCGGGAACTCGTCCGGGGCATCCACCCACCCGTCCTGGACGCGGGGCTGCTCGCGGCCCTGACCACCCTGGCGGCCAGGTCGATGATCCCGTCCACGGTCCAGGTCGAACTGGCCCGACGGCCTACCGCCGCAGCCGAGACGATGCTGTACTTCGCCGCCGCCGAGCTTCTCACCAACGCGGCCAAGCACAGCGGGGCCCGACAGACAGCGATCACCGTCCACGACATCGACGGAGCCGTTCTCCTGACGGTCACCGACAACGGCGCCGGCGGAGCCCGGCTCGACAGCGGCGGCAGCGGCCTGCGCGGCCTGTCCGAGCGCATCCGAGCCACCGACGGCACCCTCACCATCGCCAGCCCACCCGGCGGCCCCACCACAGTCACCGTGAGCCTTCCCGACCGCTCACCGCCCACACCCCCATCCCCTCCACCCACTCACCCCGACCCGGCCCAAGCCCAAGCCCAAACCCAAGGCCGGCCCCAGTCCAACTCCAAGTCCCACCGGTGA
- a CDS encoding response regulator transcription factor: MRVVVAEDTAILRAGLVQLLEDEGHQVTAAVADAEQLRAAVLEHKPDIVVSDIRMPPTHTDEGLRAAIELRAEQPDLAVLIFSQYVEAQYASRLLAGGSAGVGYLLKERVLDAQDFIDALERVAAGGTALDPEVVSQLVSAGPSRTTVAELSPREREVLGLMAEGRSNSAIATHLVVTERAIEKHVANIFLKLDLPVSSDNHRRVLAVLRYLGA; this comes from the coding sequence ATGCGGGTAGTGGTAGCGGAGGACACGGCGATCCTGCGAGCCGGGCTGGTCCAACTGCTGGAGGACGAAGGCCACCAGGTGACCGCAGCCGTCGCGGACGCCGAGCAGCTCAGGGCCGCCGTTCTGGAGCACAAGCCCGACATCGTCGTCTCAGACATCCGGATGCCACCAACCCATACGGACGAGGGCCTCCGGGCAGCGATCGAGCTGCGGGCCGAGCAGCCGGACTTGGCGGTGCTGATCTTCTCCCAGTACGTGGAGGCGCAGTACGCGTCCAGGCTGTTGGCCGGTGGTTCGGCCGGGGTCGGCTACCTGCTCAAGGAGCGGGTGCTCGACGCCCAGGATTTCATCGACGCGCTGGAGCGGGTCGCCGCCGGCGGCACCGCACTGGATCCGGAGGTGGTGAGCCAACTCGTCAGCGCCGGCCCGAGCCGCACCACCGTCGCGGAGCTCAGCCCGCGCGAGCGGGAGGTCCTGGGCCTGATGGCGGAGGGCCGCTCGAACTCAGCCATCGCCACCCACCTGGTGGTGACCGAACGCGCCATCGAGAAGCACGTCGCCAACATCTTCCTGAAGCTCGATCTGCCCGTTTCCTCCGACAACCACCGCCGGGTGCTCGCCGTGCTCCGCTATCTCGGAGCCTGA
- the nhaA gene encoding Na+/H+ antiporter NhaA, with amino-acid sequence MASPPPTERRQFLGRLSLPERTYITNALRTETVGGVLLLIAALIALVWANVWPHAYESVLDWTVGPSAPLHLDLSLEAWAKDGLLTIFFFVAGIELKREFVAGELRTPSAALLPVMAAVCGVTLPAVVFALVNSGSGGHLGGWAIPTATDIAFALGVLAVVGTHLPSALRAFLLTLAVVDDLIAILIIAIFYSSGIKFWALGLSFAGLVLFWFLHRRGVHGWYLYVPLAFVIWALMHESGVHATVAGVAMGLLLRCHTEGDEKHSPGEHIEHLVRPLSAGLAVPVFALFAAGVTMDGAALRAVFTQATPIGIMLGLLVGKTVGIFGGTWLTARLTRAELNPQLKWADLFAVSTLAGIGFTVSLLISELAFPGDPDLASRAKGAVLVGSVLCALIATVLLKLRNRHYRRLCEEEDRDEDGDGIPDIYQQPTH; translated from the coding sequence GTGGCCAGCCCGCCGCCCACCGAGCGTCGCCAGTTCCTCGGACGGCTGTCGCTCCCCGAGCGCACCTACATCACGAACGCCCTCCGCACCGAGACCGTCGGCGGCGTCCTGCTGTTGATCGCCGCCCTGATCGCCCTCGTCTGGGCGAACGTCTGGCCGCACGCCTACGAGAGCGTCCTCGACTGGACGGTCGGCCCCTCCGCCCCGCTCCACCTCGACCTGAGCCTGGAAGCCTGGGCGAAGGACGGGTTGCTGACGATTTTCTTCTTCGTGGCGGGCATCGAGCTGAAGCGCGAGTTCGTCGCGGGCGAGCTGCGCACACCCAGCGCGGCCCTGTTGCCGGTCATGGCCGCCGTCTGCGGGGTGACGCTCCCCGCCGTCGTCTTCGCCCTGGTCAACAGCGGATCCGGCGGCCACCTCGGCGGTTGGGCCATCCCGACCGCCACCGACATCGCCTTCGCCCTCGGGGTGCTCGCCGTGGTCGGCACCCACCTGCCCTCCGCCCTGCGGGCGTTCCTCCTCACCCTCGCCGTGGTCGACGACCTGATCGCCATCCTGATCATCGCGATCTTCTACAGCTCGGGGATCAAGTTCTGGGCGCTGGGGCTCTCCTTCGCCGGCCTGGTGCTCTTCTGGTTCCTGCACCGGCGCGGGGTGCACGGGTGGTACCTCTACGTGCCGCTGGCCTTCGTCATCTGGGCACTGATGCACGAGAGCGGGGTGCACGCCACGGTCGCCGGTGTGGCGATGGGCCTGCTGCTGCGCTGCCACACCGAGGGCGACGAGAAGCACTCCCCCGGCGAACACATCGAGCACTTGGTCCGACCGCTGTCGGCCGGGTTGGCGGTGCCGGTGTTCGCCCTGTTCGCCGCCGGAGTGACGATGGATGGTGCGGCCCTGCGCGCCGTCTTCACCCAGGCCACCCCGATCGGCATCATGCTCGGCCTGCTGGTCGGCAAGACCGTCGGCATCTTCGGCGGCACCTGGCTGACTGCCCGCCTCACCCGGGCCGAGCTCAACCCACAGCTCAAGTGGGCCGACCTGTTCGCCGTCTCCACCCTGGCGGGCATCGGTTTCACCGTCTCCCTGCTGATCAGCGAGCTGGCCTTCCCCGGGGATCCCGACCTCGCCAGCCGGGCGAAGGGCGCGGTGCTGGTCGGTTCGGTGCTCTGCGCGCTGATCGCCACCGTGCTGCTCAAGCTGCGCAACCGCCACTACCGCCGGCTCTGCGAGGAGGAGGATCGCGACGAGGACGGCGACGGCATCCCGGACATCTATCAGCAGCCCACCCACTGA